taaaaatcagaataaaatatttctcactaGATGGTGTGTGTATTAATTTtatagtttacacagccgtattagttttgcggggataccaaattcggaCAAATCGACACAAAGGCAGATCCTTTTCGTACTTTAGACAGGCTTCAACCCTATAgttgttgttaaaaaaatggGATTGAGGAGTAggtttaatattatataacttttttgcaatatattatataatgtaaaaaatgttaatgtaagtaaacataaaaatgtaaaattcaagtgtaaaattaatttaaaatcgaaaaactaCGTACTTGCAATAGTggtaatttttaactttaagcgcaaatatctcgaaagcTATAAGTTTCCTCCTCTATCCGACCGTACCCATTTTATTCtagaaatcctgggacggtatccTTAAGTTTTtctagcagctttgaaatcgaagaagATATGGTGAGTGTCgtttctcttttcacgggtctttttcaagatttggcgcttggagaatatctggtcagtttttgattttccaggtcgaagccacactgataagatacAATTAGTTTGGttacggtgggctttaatctttcacacaatacgctagaTAGAACGATATATGCGGTGTTGAAAAGGTTTATCCCACGGTATTTAACGCAGATTGTAAGGTCTcccgttttgtggattgggcataccacacttaaattccaatcgtcggcaATGCTGTCGTCCgactatattctacaaagaagttaatgcatgctccttatcagttcttcgccgccgtgtttgaatattcgaacttcttcatggtcgggcgaaggaacgtctgctccatcgttatcGTTTGGAGAATCGGATTCGCCATCTCCTGATGTTATGCCGccattgccattcagcaggctgaaggAGTATTAAATACAGTACAgagtacattaaattttaccaccgggATGGTATGAGAGGTCTTTATGAGagtcggtgtgaaaattggaagATTGAcgtgacaccgcccactttttagcGGAATTCCATATCTCAAGatccgactgaccgatttcgacaaaatttggtatgatgtattttttttcatatttctatgtaaatgagcgaaatcggacaataaccatgCCTATTTCCCATTAAACGcaactttaaattccacttgatttgtTCAGTTTACAGTACACAagtcaagaagcaattaatataacgggataaaactttgcactaataatgtctttagtgtgtgccaccttataatgaaaaattattaacaccCAATAAAACCTGTTCatgcccctaggtaccgaatatttagataACGGTACCTATCGTTGACTCTTGATCGAAAATGACGgacaatgtgtgatatatataactgaaattaagggataatccttcccttataatggtatgtccatatgtcaaaaacgggttgaatcggaccaatacttcccttagccctcatatacttaaaataaagattttcgaacttccgggtgactttgtaccgcatatatcggccaatatgtgagttatctctgtgaaaataaaaaagagtgTTTTACACATAAAAGTATATCTTTGGCTttgcccctatataactaatatcagaattttcgaacattcggctgactttactctatatgacttgttttacaccttaaagtatttccccggCTTGGAtttctgcaagttgcaagagtatacaatgttcggttgcaccccaacttagccctttcttgtttatttttatatttccaataTATGGTTGTAGTAACTTTACAGTTTTTTTCGGTAAaggtgaatacggtgaatgTTGTGGTTATCCCTCGTGATCCGCCAAACAATTGTACGCCTTCCAGCAATCTGTTCTTATAATTTTTCCTGGCGCAACATGCTTCTTAATCACGGGTATGAGCACCACCGCAGACCTAACATTTTCTGGGCATACCTCCAGCCGCTGCCATCTTCAACCATCCCAACACCCAGTGACCTTCCACCCTCCTACCTGAAATGAGAATAGCATAtaagtaattatttaatattgtatatttttaacctTACCTTTATTAAATTTCCTCTTCCCGAATTTACtttcaattttcacatttttgccATGGCCACCAATTTTACCTACCGCCTCCTGATGTTCCACTTGGTATAAAACTACCGCTTCGCGACAGTAGTTATACCAGTCACATGCGGTAGCGCTAGATAATACAGGTTCCCTGACAATGCTGTTCTTCTTGACCTCTTCGTGCGACCAGTGCGATGCGTAGCTGTacattaaatagaaaatttgggGCAAAggtatttttgcattttctaacCAAGTGCTCTTCGATCAGGATATCGCCGAACGCGTTCGGCAAGATCCCTTGCGGCACCTAAACCGACGGTGCTATTTCCCAAGACGGAGAGCACCATCGGCAGTCTATGCACCCTGCAAAtcttttcttttgcaaaaagcTATGCAGCTCTCCTTCGACTGGAATGAGTGGAATATTTTGGCAAcagtggcgaacgcaggaaaaaaatttggggggggttttaggtaaaaatacaatgtttcattttattcacaaattgaagtctaatcttcttttattttgggacataacatttaaaatctcttcctccgtcacgtctatatctctatggatattcaagagagccattccgttcaggcgtacttctccagttttatttcttaaatgtgttttaagcctgcgaagtgaggaaaacgagcgttcacttgaagcgacagatatagggattgttgctccaatctttaaaaaacgatgcaccaaaaaagttttggatctctttgtttgatttaaccagttcctgaaaatatattcaaaattttagttagaaaatataatctgaagaaatgatgtttaaccttttccacattctaaattcaggaaatgaaaaagaaataataagtaaagttgtgtatctaattcagaccagttttttctggttgtttttattaaaaatatagacattttagttaagacactcaagtatttttttggaaatagcataattttttttaatttaaatttatttcacaacagtttgctcatggaacgaaaactgaaagtcataataaatgagtttttatttttcttgtattatgattaacaataaactctaaaaaaaataatagaaaccttattgctgacttttcagttcagaactaattttcaaaagaagtccattttcgactcacaattccccttaaatctaaaaaaatccagttcagcagccacagagttataaggcaagctcagtactttgaagcaaattaaaaaaatgtctctgtccagtttatatttttctgggttttttaattggcctacattcccacaactttttaatactatccagatacaataggtttgtttttagtttaacattttcatagtttcaaaaaattaaattctatcagcagaaaagtatcaaatcacaaaatttagaaaaaagagtatcaaaaaagatacaattgtatcaaaacggcaacgctgttagtgactaatgtattcatttattttacatattcatacatcgtcggcagaaagattgctttgaaaacaacaaattacaatttttcaaatgactatgtagaattaaattctattatttaaaaattcaattactttagGGGGGTTTTAACACCCCAAACccgcccccccccccccccccccccccccccccccgcGGTCGCCCCTGTTTGGCAATATTCCACATTTCAAAACACGACTATTTGACTGTTCCTGCAGATCTACACATAGTTGTAATGAAgtattaaaaacataatttaaatattatattcaatatttaatttaacatacctgATGAAATAgaagcaatttttttccaaaataatttgtttgattttaataGAAACTCGCTTAAGAATACAGTTTATTTGCCAAAAACGAAATAATTAGCAAAAGGACAAAAAAAGCAACGGTACTTTGCTTTAAAAGTAGCGGTAGTAATATCCGTTAAAGAACATTAATGTTAGAGAGAATGCTATAGCCTCTATGACATTGCTACTTCTTCGCGTATGACtgctttttgcgtgggcggcctccAACACCGCTTAATTATGTTTCCTATATTTAGGGTAGAatctttctttctatttttttgttagtttgtaaaatataatagtttGGTATCACTGATTATGGCTGCTTTCGTAAACGCAATATGCAAAGCATACATGCATTGCATACTATTCGTAAACGCCACTGCAATAATTTAGACAAAGTATTGAATTCATAAACGAATGACAACCCTATTTCATGCGCATGAGTTGTCAAAATGTGCATGACTTTTGTTTTACATGCATTGCAGTCAAAAGAAACGGCAAGAGTTGGAATGGATGGTTCGCCAATGAAGTAAGTAATTTGTattgaaatgtatatttttattagaatttaattgttatttcacgtaatttttctttgtagtGATAAAAAGTGGACGCATGAGCGTAAAAAATTGCTCATGTCAATAAGACTTCGCCATGAAAGTGACTTCAccgccaaaataaaaaaacgcagCACAATTTGGCAAACAATTCGACGGGAAATTCAAGAAGTGGACAATACGTTTTCCCCTTCAGTGGATGAGATAACGCGCTGCTTCACCAATATGTTGGGGACGTATAgaagaataaaaagaagaagtGGAACGTCCGGTGAGTCTGCCACAAATTGGGACTTTTTTGATGAGATGGATGATGTTTATGGTACACGCAGCAGTATATCAGTACCTGATAACATGCTCGATTATTCTTTGGATCAATTAACTTATGATTTATCATCAAATGATACTCCATCGCCTTAACCTTCTGCACCATCATCAGAGTTCACCCAAGTAGTTGGAACTGCCCAAAAACGGAAGAGAAATGAAATCATTGAGTTCTTGGTCTCAGAATcgaaaaaacaagcaaaattgttagAGGCACTGGTGGAGAGtgagaaggaaaaagtaaacattgaaaaggaaaaagtgcAGGAACTAAGATCCATACGaaatttatatgagaaaatattAGAACGTAATCTTAATACCTAATTTTTTAGTgacttaatttaagtttttttttttaaatatgcaatgaatttttaagtttaacaaATGTACAAGCGTTTTGACAATGaatgtgattttaattttaataaaactaatctatgcaataaagcaataataaatagcTGTGTCTTAGTAAGGCTAATGTTCGATTGGGGGTGGGAGTGGCAGTGGAATTGGGCAAGGGAAACGGATAGCAAAAGGTGCTGCAGGGAGGGAGGGGATTGAGGCGTCTTTGTAGCAGGTAAACGAGCCGGGATTACTAGTTTTATATCAAATTCAtgttttattacttaaaaaaaacagttaatatTTCATTACTTATGCAGATAGTAAAGTGGCAATGGCGTCCCGTTTATTTTTGGCTTGTTCTCTCTGTCGACTTGTAGTTGGTAATTGTGAAAAGCTATTTTCGATATTAAATGGTTCAATTTGTTCTTCACTTATGGCGCAGGGTTCATCAGTCTCATTTTCGATAATAATATTATGAAGAATTATACAGGCCATCGTGATAGTTTTTGGTAAATGTGCATGTAGCAcatcaatatatttcaaaatacggaattttttttttcaatattccaaATGCCTGTTCTATATGAACTCTTGTTgagcataaaattttgttatattgaaCTTCTTTAGGTGATAAAAAACCATTGTCTCTATAAGGTACCATTAGGAGGGTTTCCAGCGGATATGAGGAATCGCCTAATAAATGGTACCcggaacaaatttttaattctccCTTGACTATTGACTTTCTAATAGGACTCATTTCCCATATAGCAGCATCGTGGCATCGTCCGGGGCAGCCAATAAACACATCTATGAACTTAAGATGACTATCCACAATTGCCTAAACAAgttcaattaattataaatgaacaatttttaataaagcttaaCATTCTTACTTGGACAACAATTGAAAACTTCCCCTTCCtattataaaaactaatacTGTCCTTAACTGGTTGTGAGATGGAAATGTGCGTACCATCTATACAACCTATGACATATGGGAACGGATGGCTGCGTTTAGCTGAAAATTcgtcacatttttgtttttgttttgcaacaGTATTTGGGAATTTTATGACATCTTTTTTTAAGCAACAAATTGTTTTTAGGGTTCTAATAAATAGTTTATAGCTGGTTCCCATTGCCATATCGAATCTGTTGCTGACATCTCTAAATGATGTGTTGTTGCTAAGTTTCCATATAGTTGCGTACAGCGCTTTTTCCAACGAAACTCCATTACGACCAGTGCACTTTGACACCCAGTATGGTTTCAACATGTTCAGAAGAATCTAAACATTACagatttaatatacatatatgtgtgtaactAATTTTTTAGTTGAAAGTCACCTTAAATGTTGATTTTTCCATTCGAAAATGTGAATGAAAAACATCATTCTGCATACCCGCAATGctctttgaaaagttttaaatttttaaaattcgtcTTTTATTTTCACATCGGTAAGCTAAGACAGACACctctgttgtttttttataaaattttttagcaaTTGTTAAGCTATTACTACTACTTGTAGTTTCTGCCAAAGTAATCGCATTTCCTAATGTGCTCAATAATAAATCATCCATTTttgtaaacacaaaaaatttatttattaacacaaCTAACTCTAACAGCTGTAGACAATGCACATGGGCATTCATAAACGTCATATAAATACTTTGCATATTTTCGTAAAGCAGGGTTGCAATGCTTAAATGCATGGCATGGCATGGGCATCTGTTTTAAAAATGCTTTGTATATTGCGTTTACGAAAGCctatttgacagtttgtaactcagttgttattcttaaataaacgaaattcaacaataagttaaatgtataataaaagctatttttggactatgttatataaaataaatgtgtacaatcgaattagtgatgtgttagtggatataaaagtgcaaaatataagtaagtacaaaattaattttatatcgaGAAAATACGTACTTCAAATATtggtaattttcaactttaagcgcaaatatctcgaaaactataagttttctGTGGCTAtaactataaagtatatattcttgatttggagaattttctctatccgaccatacaaTTGTTATTGCcaaaatcctgggacggtattctAAAGCTGTCCCTAATTAAGCCGTGAGCTGAAAGCCTTTGTAGTTAGTGCTCCTTTTAATCTGTATaataatcattttattattattttacatataataaataaataaataaaatatgtttaatattatAGACTTATACATTTCGGTTgttattgcttaattttttttctttaagggCTTGGCTTTAATGTTATGGGAGGAAAAGAACAGAACTCACCCATATACATTTCACGTATTATACCCGGAGGAGTAGCTGATCGTCATGGAGGACTAAAAAGAGGAGATCAACTTTTATCTGTTAATGGTGTGGTGAGTgatacacaaaataaatatttaattacattgGAATTGTAAGGGactccaaaaaaattgaaatggtTGGGTTTATAGGGTTTGTTACAaacattttactttaaattttaatcaattaaataaaaaaaattaaaggaaaacttgaaaaattaataagtaGTAACAAACATTTATCAAGTGATGCAGAATGAAGCTTGATATCATAGAGAAGCTGTACGAATGCAGCTAACGGACCGTTATTATTTGGGTTCATTTCGTATAACTCCTAGTGAATAATTGATTGCCCCTCTCTGATTCAAAAACGATCATCAATGCATTGAAGTGATATGCATCAGTGATCTGCTGTAAAGATAAATCACTGCGCTACCACCAAATAACGCTGCATATACCATGGAGAgcagaattatttttatttcaagttcTTATGGATATTTGATTGATTTCGAaaccattttatttattgaaattatttagagTATGATCCCAAACTACAGCTACAGCGAGTATGATTGAGTCACATCAAATACTCATGTCGAAAACACCACCAAATCAATTCGAGTGATCTTACAAAACATTGTTGATTGCGTTGAGTACTGACTTACGTCAACTGATTTGATATAATACTTGTATGAATAATCTGCGGAAGCtttcataaaagaaattaaatgaacCATTTCCTTGCTTCACtaataattagttaattttctTGATGTAGTCCGTGGTTGTGCTCATTCTGAGCGTCTTGTCATTGTTCAGTTTGGTATCTACTGTCCGATTACGCGGCTCTAcagatattttgataaatattgacttgttggtaataaaaattttgtttttgagttATGATTAGGGTTC
Above is a genomic segment from Bactrocera neohumeralis isolate Rockhampton unplaced genomic scaffold, APGP_CSIRO_Bneo_wtdbg2-racon-allhic-juicebox.fasta_v2 cluster09, whole genome shotgun sequence containing:
- the LOC126764212 gene encoding uncharacterized protein LOC126764212, with the protein product MCMTFVLHALQSKETARVGMDGSPMNDKKWTHERKKLLMSIRLRHESDFTAKIKKRSTIWQTIRREIQEVDNTFSPSVDEITRCFTNMLGTYRRIKRRSGTSEFTQVVGTAQKRKRNEIIEFLVSESKKQAKLLEALVESEKEKVNIEKEKVQELRSIRNLYEKILERNLNT